A single genomic interval of Blochmannia endosymbiont of Camponotus sp. C-003 harbors:
- the nth gene encoding endonuclease III: MNRVKRYQILCKLRDNNIHPVIGLAYRSEFELLIAVLLSAQTSDIQVNKVTKNLFKVANIPKDMLRLGVDGVRNYIKSIGLSNNKSKNIIETCRLLIENHNGMLPSDRIGLESLPGVGRKTANIILNVVFGWATIAVDTHVFRFCNRSRFALGNNVWSVEKKLLSVVPKEFKRNCHQWLVLHGKNICRAKQPRCRVCVIQDLCEFKEKNSLYHSRKLYN, encoded by the coding sequence ATGAATCGCGTTAAACGGTATCAGATTTTATGTAAATTACGAGATAACAATATTCATCCAGTTATTGGATTGGCTTATCGGTCAGAATTTGAGTTGTTGATTGCGGTGTTATTGTCGGCTCAAACAAGTGATATACAAGTTAATAAAGTAACAAAGAACTTATTTAAAGTAGCTAATATACCAAAAGATATGTTACGTTTGGGAGTAGATGGCGTTAGAAATTATATTAAATCTATCGGTTTATCAAATAATAAATCTAAAAATATTATTGAAACTTGTCGTTTGTTGATAGAAAATCATAACGGTATGTTACCGTCAGATCGTATTGGTTTAGAATCTTTACCCGGCGTTGGACGTAAAACTGCTAATATTATTTTAAATGTAGTTTTTGGTTGGGCTACAATTGCGGTAGATACACATGTATTTAGGTTTTGCAATCGTAGTCGTTTTGCGCTAGGAAATAATGTTTGGTCTGTAGAAAAGAAATTATTATCGGTAGTACCAAAAGAATTTAAGAGAAACTGTCATCAGTGGTTAGTACTACATGGTAAGAATATTTGTCGGGCTAAACAGCCCCGTTGCCGTGTCTGTGTGATTCAAGATTTGTGTGAATTTAAAGAAAAAAATAGTCTATATCATAGTAGAAAGTTATATAATTAA
- the grxD gene encoding Grx4 family monothiol glutaredoxin: protein MNNTIKKIKNQIETNPIVLYMKGTPSAPKCGFSSKAAQILSTHVQSFFYIDVLIHIDIRNALPTFSNWPTFPQLWIEGKLIGGSDIMINMSRNGKLHTLINQVKLRYNLN from the coding sequence ATGAACAACACAATAAAAAAAATCAAAAATCAAATAGAAACAAATCCTATTGTTTTATACATGAAAGGTACCCCGAGTGCTCCTAAATGTGGCTTTTCATCAAAAGCTGCTCAAATATTATCCACTCATGTTCAATCTTTTTTTTACATTGATGTATTGATCCATATAGATATTAGAAATGCTTTACCAACATTTTCTAATTGGCCTACTTTTCCTCAATTATGGATAGAAGGGAAATTAATAGGTGGATCTGACATCATGATTAATATGAGTCGCAACGGAAAACTACACACTCTGATTAATCAGGTTAAATTACGATATAATTTAAATTAA
- the tyrS gene encoding tyrosine--tRNA ligase, which produces MNNKNIDIIKFLYERDLIAQITNQKTLIKILQSKSITLYCGFDPTSDSLHIGHLVPLLCLRQFQAFGHRPIILLGGGTGLIGDPSFKDSERKLNVTETVQKWTEKIKHQVSLFVDFSYSQHSQACIVNNYDWLSSISLLTFLRDIGKFFSINKMINKDAIKKRLQKNNYGISYTEFSYNLLQSYDFTYLYKNYDAILQIGGSDQWGNIVSGIDLIRRTYKRTVYGLTMPLLTKADNIKFGKTEQHTIWLDAKKTSPYTFYQYWINSSDKEVYRFLKIFTNIDVDTINLLKKEDSIKNTKPQAQIILAEEITRLVHGKEGLKTAQKITSNLFTGQIHKLTLDDFKQLCQDGVPTVPLKAGITLQQALVDSKLVTSRSKARELISSNSITINSKKQLKKEYIFSSIDRLHGRFTLLKRGKKHYCLIKWE; this is translated from the coding sequence ATGAATAATAAAAATATTGATATAATAAAGTTTTTATACGAACGTGATTTAATAGCACAAATTACAAACCAAAAAACATTAATTAAAATATTACAATCAAAATCCATTACTTTGTACTGCGGATTTGATCCAACATCCGATAGTTTACATATAGGACACTTAGTCCCATTGTTATGTTTAAGACAATTTCAAGCATTTGGGCATCGTCCTATAATTTTACTAGGAGGAGGCACTGGGCTCATCGGAGATCCAAGTTTCAAGGACTCGGAACGAAAACTCAATGTAACTGAAACAGTGCAAAAATGGACAGAAAAAATCAAACACCAAGTGTCTTTATTTGTAGACTTCTCTTACAGTCAACATTCACAAGCCTGTATAGTGAATAATTACGACTGGTTATCTTCTATATCGCTCTTAACATTTTTAAGAGATATCGGTAAATTTTTTTCTATAAATAAAATGATCAATAAAGATGCCATAAAAAAACGGTTACAAAAAAATAATTATGGCATATCTTATACTGAATTTTCCTATAATTTATTACAAAGTTATGATTTTACCTATTTATATAAAAATTATGATGCAATACTCCAAATTGGAGGTTCTGATCAATGGGGCAATATTGTATCAGGCATTGATTTGATACGGCGTACATATAAAAGAACTGTTTACGGACTCACTATGCCTTTACTTACCAAAGCTGATAATATTAAATTTGGAAAGACAGAACAACACACGATATGGCTAGATGCAAAAAAAACCAGTCCCTATACATTTTATCAATATTGGATCAATTCTTCTGATAAAGAAGTATATCGTTTTCTTAAAATTTTTACCAACATTGACGTAGATACAATCAACCTTTTAAAAAAAGAGGATAGCATAAAAAATACAAAACCACAAGCTCAAATTATATTAGCAGAAGAAATTACCCGATTAGTCCATGGAAAAGAAGGATTAAAAACAGCGCAAAAAATTACTAGCAATCTCTTTACAGGACAAATACATAAACTCACCTTAGATGATTTTAAACAACTATGTCAAGATGGCGTCCCAACCGTACCACTGAAAGCCGGTATTACATTACAACAGGCGTTAGTAGATTCTAAATTAGTAACATCTCGATCGAAAGCACGCGAATTAATTTCATCTAATAGCATTACTATAAACTCAAAAAAACAATTAAAAAAAGAATATATTTTTTCTTCCATCGACAGATTACATGGTCGTTTTACATTATTAAAACGTGGAAAAAAACACTATTGCTTAATCAAATGGGAATAA
- the fumC gene encoding class II fumarate hydratase, which translates to MMTMRFEKDTMGTILVPNDRLWGAQTQRALKYFNISDEKIPFSLIKALAQIKLVVAQVNCDLKLIDCKRAQAIIQAADEVLSGIHKDEFPISVWQTGSGTQSNMNMNEVLANRANELLSSEVSENRKFVHPNDHVNKSQSSNDVFPSAMHIAAVVNLNEQLIPKVKMLQKALFDKSVEFNNIIKIGRTHLQDATPLTLGQEISAWVSMLQHNIDHIEVTIPHLCELALGGTAVGTGLNSHPEYADRVADALSFLTKHNFVSASNKFESLSTCDALVHSHGSLKGLAVSMMKIANDVRLLSSGPRCGIGELSIPENEPGSSMMPGKVNPTQCEAMTMLCAQIMGNDVSINIGGASGHFELNVYRPLIIYNFLQTVQLLADGIESFHKYCIIGIQPKYQRIKELLNSSLMLVTALSPYIGYDKSAEIAKKAHLEGLTLKEAALQLGYVNDQQFDEWVCPENMINS; encoded by the coding sequence ATTATGACGATGCGTTTCGAAAAAGACACTATGGGGACAATCTTAGTACCGAATGATCGGTTATGGGGAGCGCAGACACAACGAGCATTAAAATATTTTAATATTTCTGATGAGAAAATTCCTTTTTCGTTAATTAAAGCGTTGGCTCAAATTAAACTTGTAGTAGCGCAAGTAAATTGCGATCTAAAACTAATAGATTGTAAACGGGCTCAAGCAATTATTCAAGCGGCAGATGAAGTATTATCTGGCATACATAAAGATGAATTCCCAATATCAGTTTGGCAAACTGGATCTGGGACTCAAAGCAATATGAATATGAATGAAGTTTTAGCTAATAGAGCTAATGAATTGTTAAGCAGTGAAGTAAGCGAAAATAGGAAATTTGTGCACCCAAACGATCATGTTAATAAAAGTCAAAGTTCCAACGATGTTTTCCCTAGCGCAATGCATATTGCAGCGGTAGTTAATTTAAATGAACAATTAATACCTAAAGTTAAGATGTTACAAAAGGCTTTGTTTGATAAATCTGTTGAATTTAATAATATTATTAAAATTGGGCGTACTCATCTTCAGGATGCTACTCCATTAACTTTGGGGCAAGAGATTTCTGCTTGGGTATCTATGTTACAGCATAATATAGACCATATAGAAGTTACAATACCTCATTTATGTGAATTAGCGTTAGGAGGAACAGCAGTGGGTACAGGTTTAAATTCTCATCCGGAATATGCTGACCGTGTTGCTGATGCATTATCGTTTCTTACTAAACATAATTTTGTTAGCGCATCAAATAAATTTGAGTCGTTATCGACATGTGATGCATTGGTGCATAGTCATGGATCTTTGAAGGGTTTAGCGGTTTCTATGATGAAAATTGCTAATGATGTGCGTTTATTATCTTCCGGTCCTAGATGTGGTATAGGTGAATTAAGTATTCCTGAAAATGAACCAGGTAGTTCAATGATGCCCGGAAAAGTTAATCCAACGCAGTGTGAAGCTATGACTATGTTGTGTGCTCAAATTATGGGAAATGATGTGAGCATAAATATTGGGGGTGCATCTGGTCATTTTGAATTAAATGTATATAGGCCATTGATTATATATAATTTCTTGCAAACAGTACAGTTGCTGGCAGACGGTATAGAAAGTTTTCATAAATATTGTATTATAGGAATTCAACCTAAGTATCAAAGAATTAAAGAATTACTCAATAGTTCATTGATGTTGGTAACTGCGTTGAGTCCGTATATTGGGTATGATAAGTCGGCAGAAATTGCTAAAAAGGCACATTTAGAAGGATTAACTTTAAAGGAAGCTGCGTTGCAATTGGGTTACGTAAATGACCAGCAATTTGACGAGTGGGTTTGCCCTGAAAATATGATTAATTCTTGA
- a CDS encoding SufS family cysteine desulfurase codes for MTIYPIEKIRSDFPILNRIINQHPLTYLDNAASAQKPNIVIDSQTHYYRNKYAAVHRGIHTLSTESTDHMETVRLHIANFINASREEIVFVKSTTEAINLIANSWGHNFINYGDNIIISEMEHHANIIPWQILSKNKKIALHYIPLTPNGTLNISSLSKIINNRTRLLSVSHMSNVLGTINPLTEITNIARKKSNALILIDGAQGIVHQSVDVQKLDCDFYVFSGHKLYGPSGTGIMYGKRKLLQKMPPWIVGGGIVQDVSLTHNTTFIDSPWKFESGSPNISGIIGLGSAIEYINTIGIDKIYNHEDQLIRYAVDTLQNIPNLILYGPSTRVGIIAFNLGIHHSYDIGMLLNQYGIAIRTGHHCAIPTMNYFKVPGMCRASLAMYTNKEDIDRLAYGLMQAQHLLN; via the coding sequence ATGACAATTTATCCCATAGAAAAAATTAGATCAGATTTTCCTATATTAAACCGAATAATAAATCAACACCCTCTTACTTATCTTGATAATGCTGCATCTGCTCAAAAACCTAATATTGTCATAGACTCACAAACTCATTACTATCGTAATAAATACGCTGCTGTACATCGAGGTATTCACACATTGAGTACAGAATCAACTGATCACATGGAAACAGTACGCTTACATATAGCTAATTTTATTAACGCATCTAGAGAAGAAATTGTTTTTGTAAAAAGCACTACTGAAGCTATCAACCTCATCGCCAACAGTTGGGGACATAATTTTATAAATTATGGAGATAACATTATTATCAGTGAAATGGAACACCACGCCAATATTATTCCATGGCAAATATTGTCAAAAAATAAAAAAATTGCGTTACATTATATACCATTAACTCCTAATGGCACATTAAATATATCCAGCTTATCCAAAATTATAAATAATCGCACTCGACTCTTATCGGTATCACACATGTCTAATGTTTTAGGAACAATTAATCCGTTAACAGAAATAACGAATATAGCTCGAAAAAAAAGTAATGCTCTAATTTTAATAGATGGCGCTCAAGGCATCGTACATCAATCAGTAGACGTACAAAAACTAGATTGTGATTTTTATGTATTTTCCGGGCATAAACTATATGGGCCATCTGGTACTGGCATTATGTATGGAAAAAGAAAATTACTTCAAAAAATGCCCCCATGGATAGTAGGAGGTGGAATAGTTCAAGATGTAAGTTTAACTCACAATACAACATTTATAGACTCTCCCTGGAAATTTGAGTCAGGATCTCCCAATATCAGTGGTATTATAGGACTAGGAAGTGCTATTGAATATATCAATACCATAGGTATTGATAAAATTTATAATCATGAAGATCAATTAATACGGTATGCTGTAGACACATTACAAAACATTCCAAATCTAATATTATATGGACCAAGTACACGAGTTGGGATTATTGCTTTTAATTTAGGGATACATCACTCATATGATATTGGAATGTTATTAAACCAATACGGAATTGCTATACGAACAGGACACCATTGCGCAATACCTACTATGAATTATTTTAAAGTACCAGGTATGTGTCGTGCATCTTTAGCTATGTACACCAACAAAGAAGATATTGATCGATTAGCATATGGACTCATGCAGGCGCAACATTTACTAAACTAA
- a CDS encoding LPP leucine zipper domain-containing protein, protein MKPNRFMCCSVIILSSFVLANCASTTKIKELSSEMRDLSERIDQISSDIDVLRPEIEKTKNEATRANQRIDNQITSFHK, encoded by the coding sequence ATGAAACCTAATAGATTCATGTGTTGTTCTGTAATCATTTTGAGTTCTTTTGTGTTGGCTAATTGCGCGAGTACAACTAAAATAAAAGAATTATCTTCTGAAATGCGTGATTTAAGCGAAAGAATTGATCAAATAAGCAGTGATATTGATGTTTTGCGTCCTGAGATAGAGAAAACAAAAAATGAGGCGACACGAGCTAATCAACGTATTGATAATCAAATTACTTCTTTTCATAAGTAA
- a CDS encoding riboflavin synthase subunit alpha, which produces MFSGIIQAVVPIHTIYESTNFKTYTIILPTHLLSNLKIGYSISNNGCCLTVIAMQHNLVSFNLIHETLKLTNMGMLKSGDLINIERSLSFHSEIGGHLMSGHVDCTGKIIKIITSENNKIIWFNIKKKYLKKYILHQGSIGVDGVSLTVSRIFNDYIRICLTPYTAIQTTLGSKKIGNVVNIEVDIIIKSVINSFERTLSIVNLKK; this is translated from the coding sequence ATGTTTTCAGGTATTATACAGGCTGTCGTTCCAATTCATACGATCTATGAATCAACCAATTTTAAAACGTATACAATTATATTACCCACGCATCTACTATCAAATTTAAAAATTGGTTACTCTATATCAAATAATGGATGTTGTTTAACTGTTATTGCCATGCAACACAATCTAGTTAGTTTTAACTTAATACATGAAACATTAAAATTAACTAATATGGGTATGCTAAAATCAGGAGATTTAATTAATATAGAAAGATCACTAAGTTTTCATTCTGAAATTGGTGGGCATTTAATGAGTGGTCATGTTGATTGCACTGGGAAAATTATAAAAATAATTACTTCAGAAAACAACAAAATAATATGGTTCAATATAAAAAAAAAATATCTTAAAAAATATATTTTACACCAAGGATCCATTGGGGTAGATGGAGTCAGCCTTACGGTAAGTAGAATATTCAATGATTATATACGTATTTGTTTAACCCCATATACTGCAATACAAACAACGCTTGGAAGCAAAAAAATAGGTAATGTAGTAAATATTGAAGTTGACATTATTATAAAATCTGTTATAAACAGCTTTGAAAGAACGCTATCTATTGTTAATTTGAAAAAATAA
- a CDS encoding SufE family protein — protein MKFPTKNQLLQNFLSCINWEEKYIYIISLGKLLPEFPENMRTHKYLIPGCQSQTWIALTTSSITPHNSLIKLYGHSDSSIVKGIISIIFSLYQGLNLKEAANIDIKPFLINQLQLKQNLTISRSQGIHLILDSIQSQVNRSL, from the coding sequence ATGAAATTTCCTACAAAAAATCAATTATTACAAAATTTCTTAAGTTGCATTAATTGGGAAGAGAAATATATATATATAATTAGTCTCGGAAAATTACTACCTGAATTTCCAGAAAATATGCGTACACACAAATATTTAATTCCTGGATGCCAAAGTCAAACATGGATTGCTTTGACTACTTCTTCTATAACGCCCCATAACAGTTTGATTAAACTATACGGACATAGTGATTCTTCTATCGTTAAAGGAATTATATCTATAATATTTAGTTTATACCAAGGATTAAATTTAAAAGAAGCCGCTAATATTGATATTAAACCCTTTCTGATAAATCAATTACAATTGAAACAAAACTTAACTATATCTCGATCTCAAGGGATACATCTGATACTTGACTCTATACAGAGTCAAGTTAACCGTTCTCTATAA
- a CDS encoding inverse autotransporter beta domain-containing protein has protein sequence MTILIILGIVLQIFAYNEIAWCSTLKERATPNINNNTFHQDGFYQQEMKLYTHDHIHHTLNFHPDTTNKLRAHAYNYLSPFSSTYKSKIQLQNDSINMFHAFHTQHNKYKKNLSFMQLGIHNLLSEQIFNFGGGKRYLTNKKYAIGYNAFYHCPISNKIHQPYSMNVGIEYWFYNTLFMLNNYYNLDNIFDPETSLQKFNTYYPKRGHQLYIQTKFPHFFEFTGKIKLEQFIYNKKYKKIFNKKNNDYYLSLDLNYQPIPILGFSINNIFLNKQYNSTICKILIDYQFGIPIMEQINYMHKKNTSIQNNIDTIIQPFIPTIIQCQYHHDDISMNDHHHIPPLRYTHKIIGHPGEIKIIQIEDNNDKFARWDFESLSNLGGNIVAITNNTYALYLPKYPIKQEDNIFISYINDNVTQVPHKQTKQNIRIVVKDFSQQTLLNINTQNNDASVVKINNDSGVNVTESITEHTFICHDDNQRNVMNNANVAAPQNNIVCNTPSENDQNTIKKADDCTFLTPPPPPPMIPFSFLEKDSSACIAASSTLNDILPLSTRPMSPNEGQQTYSGNNTNYNKETRNPSYYPEDSKIVELNQNDDLSYRLFTHRQSKFASIGTTEHMNKLENTIRERRNTKHLSDMEQMFAKLNLAQSSSSISEDCATDDSSDSFKL, from the coding sequence ATGACGATATTAATTATATTGGGAATAGTATTGCAAATATTTGCATATAACGAAATTGCCTGGTGTAGTACGCTCAAAGAGCGCGCTACACCAAATATCAACAACAACACATTCCACCAAGATGGATTCTATCAACAAGAGATGAAGTTATACACTCACGACCATATACATCATACTCTTAATTTTCATCCTGATACAACGAATAAACTACGTGCCCATGCATATAATTATCTATCTCCATTTTCTTCTACTTACAAATCTAAAATACAACTACAAAACGATTCAATCAATATGTTTCATGCATTTCATACACAACACAACAAATATAAAAAAAACCTATCCTTTATGCAATTAGGGATACATAATCTTTTATCAGAACAAATTTTTAATTTTGGAGGAGGAAAAAGATATCTAACTAATAAGAAATACGCTATTGGATATAATGCTTTTTATCACTGTCCTATTTCTAACAAAATCCATCAACCATACTCAATGAATGTTGGTATAGAATATTGGTTTTATAATACTTTATTCATGTTAAATAATTATTATAATTTAGACAACATTTTTGATCCTGAAACATCATTACAAAAATTTAACACATATTATCCAAAAAGAGGACATCAACTATATATACAAACTAAATTTCCACACTTTTTTGAATTTACTGGAAAAATAAAATTGGAACAATTTATTTATAACAAAAAATACAAAAAAATTTTCAACAAAAAAAATAATGACTATTATTTATCGTTAGATTTGAATTATCAACCGATTCCCATACTAGGTTTTAGTATCAATAATATTTTTTTAAATAAGCAATACAATAGTACCATTTGTAAAATATTAATAGATTACCAATTCGGTATTCCTATTATGGAACAAATTAATTATATGCATAAAAAAAATACATCAATACAAAATAATATTGATACTATAATACAACCATTTATACCTACGATCATTCAATGTCAATACCACCACGATGATATTTCAATGAATGACCATCATCACATTCCACCCTTGCGCTACACTCACAAAATAATAGGGCATCCTGGAGAAATTAAAATAATTCAAATCGAGGACAATAATGATAAATTTGCGCGATGGGATTTTGAATCATTATCAAATCTAGGAGGTAATATTGTTGCAATAACAAATAACACTTATGCGCTCTATCTCCCTAAGTATCCTATTAAACAAGAAGATAATATTTTCATTTCATACATTAATGATAATGTAACACAAGTTCCTCATAAACAAACAAAACAAAATATACGTATTGTAGTAAAAGATTTTTCACAACAAACATTGTTAAATATAAATACACAAAACAATGACGCTTCTGTTGTTAAAATTAATAATGATTCCGGAGTTAACGTCACAGAAAGTATAACTGAACATACATTCATTTGTCATGACGATAATCAGCGTAATGTAATGAACAATGCAAATGTGGCTGCGCCACAGAATAATATCGTATGTAATACTCCATCAGAAAATGATCAGAATACTATAAAAAAAGCCGACGATTGCACTTTTTTAACTCCTCCTCCGCCTCCTCCGATGATTCCTTTTTCTTTTTTAGAAAAAGATTCATCGGCATGTATCGCAGCATCATCAACGCTGAATGATATACTTCCATTATCTACTAGACCCATGTCTCCTAATGAAGGTCAACAAACCTATTCTGGAAACAACACAAATTACAATAAAGAAACTCGTAATCCTTCTTATTATCCTGAGGATTCTAAAATTGTTGAATTAAATCAAAATGATGACTTATCGTATCGGTTATTCACACACAGGCAATCTAAGTTTGCGTCAATAGGTACTACTGAACATATGAATAAACTTGAAAATACTATAAGAGAACGAAGAAATACTAAACACTTAAGTGATATGGAACAAATGTTTGCCAAACTAAATCTTGCGCAATCTTCATCGTCCATCAGCGAAGATTGCGCAACAGACGATAGCAGTGATAGCTTTAAACTCTGA
- the rnt gene encoding ribonuclease T, protein MIYKDDHNTLRTRFRGFYPVVVDVETAGLNANTDALLEIAVVTLKMDGYGWLCVDDSLNFHIKSFPGAIIQPEALAFNGIDLNSPLRAAVTEQEALQKIFEMVHQGIETQECSRAIIVAHNAFFDHSFLMAAVERVSFSENNPFHPFVMFDTATLSGLVFGQTVLAKACARAGICFDKKKAHSALYDTERTAMLFCELVNKWKRLGGWPLTPYCADS, encoded by the coding sequence ATGATTTATAAAGATGATCACAATACTCTTCGAACCAGATTTCGTGGGTTTTACCCGGTTGTAGTTGATGTAGAGACAGCGGGTCTTAACGCGAATACTGATGCTTTGTTAGAAATTGCTGTTGTTACACTTAAAATGGATGGGTATGGTTGGTTATGTGTAGATGATTCTCTTAATTTTCATATTAAATCATTTCCTGGAGCTATTATTCAACCGGAAGCATTAGCGTTTAATGGAATTGATTTAAATAGTCCTTTAAGAGCTGCAGTAACAGAGCAAGAGGCATTACAAAAAATTTTTGAAATGGTACATCAGGGTATTGAAACTCAAGAATGCAGTCGTGCTATTATCGTAGCACACAATGCGTTTTTTGATCATAGTTTTTTAATGGCGGCAGTAGAACGTGTAAGTTTTTCAGAAAATAATCCATTTCATCCTTTTGTTATGTTCGATACAGCTACTTTAAGTGGATTAGTATTTGGTCAAACTGTATTAGCTAAGGCATGTGCGCGAGCAGGTATTTGTTTTGATAAAAAAAAAGCACATTCTGCGTTATATGATACTGAGCGAACCGCAATGTTGTTTTGTGAATTGGTAAACAAATGGAAAAGACTTGGTGGTTGGCCATTAACCCCTTATTGTGCTGATTCTTAA
- the pdxH gene encoding pyridoxamine 5'-phosphate oxidase, with protein sequence MLINKNNISNIRREYTSGQLRHKDITNQPIQLFSIWLHQAYYSKIPDPTAMCLATVDHTGQPYQRMVLLKNFTNKTMIFYTNLNSRKAIHLANNPKVSLCFLWNEIDKQVIITGNVDKLSEKEVLKHFYTRPKNNQISTWVSNQSKIISSKDLLENKFLEFKNNHLHKKVPFPEFWGGYKININSMEFWQGGTYRLHDRFIYQRYKHSWSVYRLSP encoded by the coding sequence ATGTTAATAAATAAAAATAACATTTCCAACATCAGACGAGAATATACATCCGGACAGCTACGACACAAAGATATAACTAATCAACCTATTCAGTTATTTTCAATATGGTTGCATCAAGCATATTATTCAAAAATACCTGATCCTACCGCAATGTGTTTAGCTACGGTAGATCACACCGGTCAACCTTATCAACGTATGGTGTTATTGAAGAATTTTACTAATAAAACAATGATATTCTATACCAATCTTAACAGTCGCAAGGCCATTCATTTAGCCAATAACCCCAAAGTTAGTTTATGTTTTCTTTGGAATGAAATAGATAAACAGGTAATAATAACAGGAAATGTCGATAAACTTTCAGAAAAAGAAGTATTAAAACATTTTTATACACGCCCAAAAAACAATCAAATTAGCACATGGGTGTCGAACCAATCTAAAATTATTTCTTCCAAAGATTTACTGGAAAACAAATTTTTAGAATTCAAAAACAATCATCTCCACAAAAAAGTACCATTTCCTGAATTTTGGGGTGGATATAAAATTAATATAAATAGCATGGAGTTCTGGCAAGGCGGAACATACCGATTACATGATCGATTTATATATCAACGATATAAGCATTCATGGAGTGTTTACCGTTTGTCTCCGTAA
- the slyA gene encoding transcriptional regulator SlyA produces MESPLGSDLARLVRIWRALIDHRLKPLKLTQTHWITLHNICQLPPDQSQIQLAKAIGIEQPSLVRTLDQLEEKSLIIRHTCVNDRRAKRIKLTDNARPIINEVNRVISITRNEIFSGISHEETIFLSKIIFKLEKNIINLHNKN; encoded by the coding sequence TTGGAATCGCCATTAGGATCAGATTTGGCACGCCTTGTAAGAATATGGCGTGCTTTAATTGATCATCGTTTAAAACCTTTAAAACTCACACAAACACATTGGATTACATTGCATAATATTTGTCAATTACCTCCAGATCAATCTCAAATACAATTAGCAAAAGCTATAGGAATTGAACAACCATCTTTAGTACGAACACTTGATCAACTTGAAGAAAAATCATTAATTATAAGACATACTTGTGTTAATGATCGACGAGCTAAACGAATCAAATTAACTGATAATGCTAGACCTATTATTAATGAAGTAAATCGTGTTATTTCTATCACTAGAAACGAAATTTTTAGTGGCATTAGCCATGAAGAAACAATTTTTCTAAGCAAAATTATTTTTAAATTAGAAAAAAACATTATAAATTTACACAATAAAAATTAG